A segment of the Salminus brasiliensis chromosome 5, fSalBra1.hap2, whole genome shotgun sequence genome:
CAACAAAGTTGTCTGATCAAGACCGTAgcccaacaaaggtctgtctgATCAAGACCGTAGCCCAACCAAGTTGTCTGATCAAGACCGTAGCCCAACAAAGTTCTGTCTGATCAAGACCGTAGCCCAACAAAGTATTAGAATCATAGTTGTCCATGAGGTAAAACATACCTGAGGTCAGAAAGCTTGTATCCATTCCACTTGCGAAAGACAGAACCCAACATAGCGCCATATTTAAATTCAGTGACACGACCAAGTGTGTAGTATTCACTGACCTTAATGGGTTCATCTCCCAGGTCAATAACCTTGGACAATCACAGAAACCATATAAGCAAGTCAATTTAATAGAGATTACTTAACCACTCATAAGTGAGTGGTTATAAGCTATACCTTTAAACACATGGATTATGGGGTGCTGAAATGTGCTCTGTGGCATAACTGAGAATCGAACCTTACTTCTTGGTAAATGAGTGGTCTGGAGCCTTTAGGAAACCACTTTGGGTTGAGGTCGTAAAGCCTTCCATATATGACTTTCAGATCCTCTGGCCACATGTGTTTACAAGCGTCCACccgaaagccagccacacccaTGTCCACCAGAGTATTTAAGTAGTCTACAATTTTCCCCCGTACATGCTCCTTCTCCAGGGCCAGGTCAAGGAGGCCAAGAAGACGGCAGTTACGCACCTGCAGGAAACGCACTGGTTAAAGATAATATCTATTTGAGAGCCTTCAAAGAGATTCTACAGAATATAGTGATTGTAATGtgctacaggaagcatagggggcactctatgatgtccatatgatccacacaatcattctgacagactaaTGCACTACAGGAatcatagggggcgctctataatgctcatatggtCCTCACGTTTAGTctaacagactgtaatacactacaggaatcgtagggggcgctctataaagttcaaatgatccacacgctcattctgacagactgtaatacactacaggaagcgtagggggcgctctataatgctctataatgcccatatgatccacacgctcattctgacagactgtaatacactacaggaagcgtagggggcgctctataatgttcatatgatccacacgctcattctgacagactgtaatacactacaggaagcgtagagggcgctctataatgctctataatgttcatatgatccacacgctcattctgacagacggTAATAGACTACAGgtagcatagggggcgctctataatgttcatatggtCCTCACGTTTAGTctaacagactgtaatacactacaggaagcgtagggggcgctctataaagttcaaatgatccacacactcattctgacagactgtaatacactacaggaagcgtagggggcgctctataaagttcaaatgatccacacgctcattctgacagactgtaatacactacaggaagcgtagggggcactctataatgctctacaatgctcatatgatccacacgctcattctgacagactgtaatacactacaggaagcgtagggggcgctctataatgctctacaatgttcatatgatccacacgctcattctgacagactgtaatacactacaggaagcgtagggggcgctctataatgctctataatgttcatatgatacacacactcattctgacagactgtaatacactacaggaagcgtagggggcgctctataatgctctataatgcccatatgatacacacactcattctgacagactgtaatacactacaggaagcgtagggggcgctctataatgctctataatgcccatatgatacacacactcattctgacagtctgtaatatatgtaatatatgacCCACATGTtaattctgacagactgtaatacactacaggaagcgttcCACTGTTGCCAAGACAAAGCTTTGAATGATGGCGGTACTTTAAGGGGGCAAAGTGAGAGGAAACTGCACAGTTGCGTTAATCAAATATTAATCGAAGAATTAATTGATTATAGAAGTTATCAGTAGTTGCAGCCCCGCTCGACAAGCAGGACAGGAGCCTTTCAGGACCAGGGTGAAGAACTCGCTCGGCAGTTTTGCATAGGGAAGCAAACATATTTATTCCTCTGTCCAGTGGCATTCCCAACCTGGTGATCTTTCATCGTTTCCAAAATTATACCTGATAAATGTCTTGGTAATTCTCAATATTTCCGCTGCCGCTGGTGCATTTATCATCGTTGAAGTCGGCGGCGGAATAGGGCACAGATGGGAACTCCTCTCGGCTGGCATTGAAGTATGAGCCACGGGTCGAGCGGCTGCCCTCCCCTGCGTCCGCCATGCACATGTGATTGATGACGACGTCTGCGTAGATCTTCACCTGCAGGAAACGCATGTAGGTTCATTTCCATAACGACACAAGTGCCGCACCGTCCATCACCAGACATCATAGCCTGCCTGTGCGGCACGTCAGGCGCTCGGAACGGGTCATAGACATGCTCTCGGGACTCGAAAGCTTTGCTCTAGAACTGCTACTGACAAAGACTCGTTCCTCTGAACGATTGTGTCAAAAAACCGCTGAAAGCGTCTGAAGCCTACCCCAACATCATTGCATCTGCTGATCATGTCCCGGAGCTCACGTTCTGTCCCGGATCTGGAGCACAGATTGTAGCTGACAGGCTGGTACCGCTCCCACCACGGCCTGTGTGGTTTGGAAACCACAATATGCTCACTGGGTGGAGAAATCTGTTGGTGGGAACCAATTATGCCTTTCAGGACGATGCACTGCAACTCTTGCGACAAACAGCTCACTATTAGAGGAATAGATTGGCTATACTCAACTGTTCCCCTCTTTCCCCAAATGCAGTCGATCTGCCAAGACATGCTTAACTCCTTAAACCCGGGGATCATTTTGAGTTATAAGGcccattattcagtatctattataaaagatttagtatatactataaattactcagtctaccataaatgattcagtatctactataaatgatttagtatctacttttaatttttcagtatctaccCAAAATGATTcagtctactataaatgatttagtatctactataaattattcagtctactataaattattcagtatctactataaataattcagtatctaccataaactatttagtatctaccctaaatgattcagtatctactataaaagatttagtatctactataaataattcagtatctaccataaactatttagtatctaccctaaatgattcagtatctactataaaagatttagtatctactataaataattcagtatctaccataaactatttagtatctaccctaaatgatttagtatctactataaaagattttgtatctactatacattattcaatatctactagaaatgattcagtatctactagaaattattcagtctactatacatgattcagtatctactataaataattcagtatctaccataaaCTATTTAGTATCTACCCTAAATGATctggtatccactatgaatgatttagtatctactataaattattcagtatctaccaaaaattATTCagtctactataaataattcagtatctaccataaaCTATTTAGTATCTTccctaaatgattcagtatctactataaatgattcagtatctactataaatgatttagtatctactttaaatttttcagtatctaccaaacaTTGTTcagtctactataaatgattcagtatctactataaatgattcagtatctactataaattgttCAGCCtactatatatttttacttgaaatgattaattaactgctataaatgattaagtatctactataaattatttaattactgctattaatgatttagtatctactatgatttgTTATCTGCTATAAGTGATTCagtctactgtaaatgatttagtatctggtataaatgattcagtaactgttaaATTCTGTATCTATAATAACTAATTCTACTATATGTCTACAATAAAATATGTAGTAACTgctttatactttatacttatactgctttataatttatattatgcTGTATAACAATGAAAGATTCTGCTTttctttaaatgattcattaactgCTTTAAATGATTAAGTATGTACTATACATTATGCtgtgtctactataaatgattcagttactgaCATATATGATTCtttaactactataaatgatttacttCTAtgctattaatgattcagtatctactatgattcagaatctgctataaattataaattataaactatacattataaattatgcttaactactataaatgattcagttaccgatttaaataattctttaactactataaatgatcatttaaaaaaattaaataactgCTATTaaagattcagtatctactataaattattcaatctactataaatgattcagtatctaccctaaatgattcagtatctactataaatgatttagtatctgcATTAGGTTCATAACTCCAATGTAAAACTGAAGACGCAACCTTTGGCTACTTCTTTAAAAGACTGTATTccagtatttaaaaatgttacaatTTTATATTCACTAAGTTTTGAATCGACTGTTTCTATGATGACACACACTTCAAAACTTCAGTGGAtacttctgtggcatcgctcaaagaaaccTCCAAAGTACCTTTAATCTGTAAAGTGAGTCTATAAGGAGTGTTGtagatcagccaatcagaacaaagctcattcttaaaggcacagttcCAAAAAGccttattaattattagaaataaatgaaGGTCACGTAGAACTGAAATACTTACAGAGATTATGGTGCATTAAGTGACACACAGGTACCTACCTGTACTCCATGAAAGCCATTGGGTGCCAAATATCTCTCACATTCATCGGCGATATCCGACCAGCGCCATTCAAACAGATGGACAATGGAGCCGGCAGGATGGCTGTGAGTGTGCGAGTGGTACTGGGACAGGCCCAGTCCAAAACCTAGTGCAAGCAAACACCACTTCGTCCTGGCCTGGTCACAGAAACAGAGAAGCTGGTTATAAATGTGAGACACCCTGCTTTAATACATCAGGTCAGTTCATTTGCACTACCGCCGGCCATCCGCTTGAGATTCTCCGTGTGGATTTTTGCATTATTGATACATGAAATATCCCTGCTTGAGCCGGGCGGCCTGCTTCTATTTCC
Coding sequences within it:
- the LOC140555914 gene encoding alpha-amylase-like isoform X1; translation: MKARTKWCLLALGFGLGLSQYHSHTHSHPAGSIVHLFEWRWSDIADECERYLAPNGFHGVQISPPSEHIVVSKPHRPWWERYQPVSYNLCSRSGTERELRDMISRCNDVGVKIYADVVINHMCMADAGEGSRSTRGSYFNASREEFPSVPYSAADFNDDKCTSGSGNIENYQDIYQVRNCRLLGLLDLALEKEHVRGKIVDYLNTLVDMGVAGFRVDACKHMWPEDLKVIYGRLYDLNPKWFPKGSRPLIYQEVIDLGDEPIKVSEYYTLGRVTEFKYGAMLGSVFRKWNGYKLSDLRTWGEGWGLMPSDKALVFVDNHDNQRGHGAGGASILTFWEPRPYRMAVAFMLAHPYGMTRVMSSYRWDRHIVDGKDENDWVGPPSHPDGSTKPVPINPDGSCGDGWVCEHRWPQIRNMVIFRNIVAGQPLCNWWDNGSNQIAFGRGDHGFIVINNDDCSLDAKLNTGLAAGTYCDVISGQKRDDHCTGKQVTVDSRGRAHFRISSMDQDPFIAIHTHSKL
- the LOC140555914 gene encoding alpha-amylase-like isoform X2 encodes the protein MKARTKWCLLALGFGLGLSQYHSHTHSHPAGSIVHLFEWRWSDIADECERYLAPNGFHGVQISPPSEHIVVSKPHRPWWERYQPVSYNLCSRSGTERELRDMISRCNDVGVKIYADVVINHMCMADAGEGSRSTRGSYFNASREEFPSVPYSAADFNDDKCTSGSGNIENYQDIYQVRNCRLLGLLDLALEKEHVRGKIVDYLNTLVDMGVAGFRVDACKHMWPEDLKVIYGRLYDLNPKWFPKGSRPLIYQEVIDLGDEPIKVSEYYTLGRVTEFKYGAMLGSVFRKWNGYKLSDLRTWGEGWGLMPSDKALVFVDNHDNQRGHGAGGASILTFWEPRPYRMAVAFMLAHPYGMTRVMSSYRWDRHIVDGKEHGHLSQYSGWAAVV